Proteins from a genomic interval of Syngnathus typhle isolate RoL2023-S1 ecotype Sweden linkage group LG15, RoL_Styp_1.0, whole genome shotgun sequence:
- the LOC133167697 gene encoding glutamate receptor 1-like isoform X1, with protein MRTPLALALGLALATAAAFPASVSIGGLFPAGSHEQEVFRFAMAQRGADVPKLLPQIDAVDIGSSFAMTYASERHGRPPSVVVMASLISRIVVIIILIITSFMSMIALIFITFITLIWGRGWLPNGGVHQRLWRCIKARPRVCCCPLSQQCADLFRPRFGQKTPAQRPARSPDICRSPLPSTSSLTSGGRHSPIWSYLPSGLRFLLSFSTSCPLLTASQQVSSLCGRGWRAGSSFLPARHARKIFALPPPQTVRVASVCSQLAKGVHALMGVYDQRTVNTVSSFCASLHVSFVTPSSPTLADGPFVLRLRPSLREALMSLLDHFGWRRFVYMYGAHEGVLVLKKVLERAAERGWQVTSVNLDSLNESGFIQLLADLDFKKEYQVVLDCESERLDGILGLISAQRRNLKNYQYILLNPGFVELNLTEFHALSPNVTGFQLVNWSHGSALKVQRDWINFEPKEGKTTRRPLRYAGALTYDGVGVVAAAFQSLRRQRIDVARRGNAGECLGNPPAPWGQGIDIQRALQQVRLDGLTGRVQFDERGRRTNFTLTVMELSRTGPRKVGTWSEQRGYINTARYKPTPEEFYGLQNRTYVVTTILEAPYMMLKKNHEQLVGNDKYEGYCAELAAEIAKHVGFAYRLELVGDGKYGARDAVSKMWNGMVGELVYGKADVAVAPLTITLVREQVIDFTKPFMSLGISIMIKKPTKSKPGVFSFLDPLAYEIWMCIVFAYIGVSVVLFLVSRFSPYEWKEEEEEVEEETPPTSSRHAPGPNGRQSPKDQEKESPEHTNHFGIFNSLWFSLGAFMQQGCDISPRSLSGRIVGGVWWFFTLIIISSYTANLAAFLTVERMVSPIESAEDLAKQNEIAYGTLEGGSTKEFFRRSKIGVFEKMWSYMRGADPSVFVKNTDEGVSRVRKSKGKYAYLLESSMNEYIEQRAPCDTIKAGGNLDSKGYGVATPKGSPLRTRRVR; from the exons ATGAGGACTCCGCTTGCTTTGGCGCTCGGCTTGGCGCTCGCTACCGCCGCCGCTTTTCCTGCCAGCGTCAGCATAG gAGGACTTTTCCCGGCCGGGTCGCACGAGCAGGAGGTGTTTCGTTTTGCCATGGCGCAGCGCGGCGCCGACGTTCCCAAGCTGCTGCCTCAGATCGACGCCGTCGACATCGGCAGCAGCTTTGCCATGACCTACGCTAGTGAGCGCCACGGCCGACCGCCGTCAGTCGTCGTCATGGCCAGCCTCATCTCAAGGATTGTCGtaatcatcatcctcatcatcaccaGCTTCATGTCCATGATTGCTCTCATCTTCATCACTTTCATCACCCTGATATGGGGGAGGGGCTGGCTCCCAAACGGTGGCGTCCATCAAAGGTTGTGGCGGTGCATTAAAGCGCGCCCGAGGGTGTGTTGTTGTCCTCTCAGCCAACAATGCGCTGACCTCTTTCGGCCGAGATTTGGACAAAAGACGCCGGCGCAACGTCCCGCACGCTCTCCCGACATTTGCCGTTCTCCACTTCCTTCGACTTCTTCCTTGACTTCTGGCGGGCGGCACTCGCCCATTTGGTCCTACTTGCCGTCCGGTCTCCGCTTCCTGTTGTCTTTTTCCACTTCCTGTCCTTTGCTAACAGCTAGCCAACAGGTGTCGTCATTGTGTGGGCGTGGCTGGCGGGCGGGCTCAAGCTTCCTGCCGGCTCGCCACGCCCGTAAAATCTTTGCTTTGCCGCCGCCACAAACTGTGCGCGTGGCCTCAGTCTGTTCGCAGTTAGCCAAAGGCGTGCACGCGCTGATGGGCGTGTACGACCAGAGGACGGTCAACACGGTGTCCTCCTTCTGCGCCTCGCTCCACGTCAGCTTCGTCACGCCGTCGTCGCCCACGTTGGCCGACGGCCCCTTCGTGCTGCGGCTGCGGCCGAGTCTGCGAGAGGCGCTCATGTCGCTGCTGGACCACTTTGGCTGGCGTCGCTTCGTCTACATGTACGGCGCCCATGAAG GCGTGTTGGTCCTGAAGAAGGTGTTGGAGCGGGCGGCCGAGCGAGGCTGGCAGGTGACGTCGGTCAACTTGGACTCGCTCAATGAGTCAGgcttcatccagctgctggccgACCTGGACTTCAAGAAGGAGTACCAAGTGGTTCTGGACTGCGAGTCGGAGCGCCTCGACGGCATCCTGGGCCTG ATTTCGGCACAGAGAAGAAACCTGAAGAACTATCAGTACATCCTCCTCAACCCG GGCTTTGTGGAGCTGAACCTGACTGAGTTCCACGCGCTGTCCCCCAACGTAACGGGCTTCCAGCTGGTCAACTGGTCCCACGGGTCGGCGCTGAAGGTCCAGAGGGACTGGATTAACTTTGAGCCCAAGGAGGGCAAAACCACGCGGCGCCCTCTGCGG TACGCCGGCGCGCTAACCTACGACGGCGTCGGCGTGGTGGCGGCGGCCTTTCAGAGCCTCCGACGCCAGCGCATTGACGTCGCTCGCCGCGGGAATGCCGGAGAGTGTTTGGGGAACCCCCCCGCGCCCTGGGGGCAAGGCATCGACATACAGAGGGCGCTGCAGCAG gTGCGTCTGGATGGTTTGACAGGTCGCGTCCAATTTGACGAGAGAGGACGTCGGACCAACTTTACACTCACAGTCATGGAACTGAGCCGAACTGGACCCaggaag GTAGGTACGTGGAGCGAGCAGAGAGGCTACATAAACACGGCCCGCTACAAGCCTACCCCGGAGGAGTTCTACGGGCTGCAGAACCGCACCTACGTGGTCACCACCATCCTG GAAGCGCCTTACATGATGCTAAAGAAGAACCACGAGCAGCTGGTGGGAAACGACAAGTACGAAGGTTACTGCGCAGAGCTGGCGGCCGAGATCGCCAAGCACGTGGGCTTCGCCTACCGGCTGGAGCTAGTGGGCGACGGCAAGTACGGCGCCCGAGACGCCGTCAGCAAAATGTGGAACGGCATGGTGGGGGAGCTGGTCTACGGG AAGGCGGATGTGGCGGTGGCGCCGCTGACCATCACGCTGGTGcgcgagcaggtgatcgacttCACCAAACCTTTCATGTCGCTCGGCATCTCCATCATGATCAAGAAGCCCACCAAGTCCAAGCCCGGCGTCTTCTCCTTCTTGGACCCGCTGGCCTACGAGATCTGGATGTGCATCGTCTTCGCCTACATCGGCGTCAGCGTGGTGCTCTTCCTG GTGAGCCGCTTCAGTCCGTATGagtggaaggaggaggaggaggaagttgaGGAGGAAACTCCGCCCACCTCTTCCAGACACGCCCCAG GACCAAACGGGCGGCAGTCCCCGAAAGACCAAGAGAAAGAGAGTCCGGAACACACCAACCACTTTGGCATCTTCAACTCGCTCTGGTTCTCCTTGGGAGCCTTCATGCAGCAAGGATGCGACATCTCGCCCAG GTCGTTGTCGGGTCGCATCGTGGGCGGCGTGTGGTGGTTCTTCACGCTGATCATCATCTCCTCGTACACGGCCAACCTGGCCGCCTTCCTGACAGTCGAGCGCATGGTGTCGCCCATCGAGAGCGCCGAAGACCTCGCCAAGCAGAACGAGATCGCCTACGGCACTCTGGAGGGCGGATCCACCAAGGAATTCTTCAGG AGGTCCAAGATCGGCGTCTTTGAAAAGATGTGGTCGTACATGCGCGGCGCCGACCCGTCCGTCTTCGTCAAGAACACGGACGAGGGCGTGAGCCGCGTGCGCAAGTCCAAGGGCAAGTACGCCTACTTGCTGGAGTCGTCCATGAACGAGTACATCGAGCAGCGCGCGCCTTGCGACACCATCAAAGCGGGCGGCAACCTCGATTCCAAAGGCTACGGCGTGGCCACGCCCAAAGGATCACCCCTCAG GACAAGACGAGTGCGCTGA
- the LOC133167697 gene encoding glutamate receptor 1-like isoform X2 yields the protein MRTPLALALGLALATAAAFPASVSIGGLFPAGSHEQEVFRFAMAQRGADVPKLLPQIDAVDIGSSFAMTYAICSQLAKGVHALMGVYDQRTVNTVSSFCASLHVSFVTPSSPTLADGPFVLRLRPSLREALMSLLDHFGWRRFVYMYGAHEGVLVLKKVLERAAERGWQVTSVNLDSLNESGFIQLLADLDFKKEYQVVLDCESERLDGILGLISAQRRNLKNYQYILLNPGFVELNLTEFHALSPNVTGFQLVNWSHGSALKVQRDWINFEPKEGKTTRRPLRYAGALTYDGVGVVAAAFQSLRRQRIDVARRGNAGECLGNPPAPWGQGIDIQRALQQVRLDGLTGRVQFDERGRRTNFTLTVMELSRTGPRKVGTWSEQRGYINTARYKPTPEEFYGLQNRTYVVTTILEAPYMMLKKNHEQLVGNDKYEGYCAELAAEIAKHVGFAYRLELVGDGKYGARDAVSKMWNGMVGELVYGKADVAVAPLTITLVREQVIDFTKPFMSLGISIMIKKPTKSKPGVFSFLDPLAYEIWMCIVFAYIGVSVVLFLVSRFSPYEWKEEEEEVEEETPPTSSRHAPGPNGRQSPKDQEKESPEHTNHFGIFNSLWFSLGAFMQQGCDISPRSLSGRIVGGVWWFFTLIIISSYTANLAAFLTVERMVSPIESAEDLAKQNEIAYGTLEGGSTKEFFRRSKIGVFEKMWSYMRGADPSVFVKNTDEGVSRVRKSKGKYAYLLESSMNEYIEQRAPCDTIKAGGNLDSKGYGVATPKGSPLRIPVNLAVLKLNEQAVLDKLKNKWWYDKGQCGHKDAGRKDKTSALSLSNVAGIFYILIGGLGVAMMVALLDFCYKSRLESRRMKELIDAAMLSSSLGGALSLAGGGALGLAGGGALSLAGENGGAVAQELARASAPGLVCASKAAGLGLPSNLT from the exons ATGAGGACTCCGCTTGCTTTGGCGCTCGGCTTGGCGCTCGCTACCGCCGCCGCTTTTCCTGCCAGCGTCAGCATAG gAGGACTTTTCCCGGCCGGGTCGCACGAGCAGGAGGTGTTTCGTTTTGCCATGGCGCAGCGCGGCGCCGACGTTCCCAAGCTGCTGCCTCAGATCGACGCCGTCGACATCGGCAGCAGCTTTGCCATGACCTACGCTA TCTGTTCGCAGTTAGCCAAAGGCGTGCACGCGCTGATGGGCGTGTACGACCAGAGGACGGTCAACACGGTGTCCTCCTTCTGCGCCTCGCTCCACGTCAGCTTCGTCACGCCGTCGTCGCCCACGTTGGCCGACGGCCCCTTCGTGCTGCGGCTGCGGCCGAGTCTGCGAGAGGCGCTCATGTCGCTGCTGGACCACTTTGGCTGGCGTCGCTTCGTCTACATGTACGGCGCCCATGAAG GCGTGTTGGTCCTGAAGAAGGTGTTGGAGCGGGCGGCCGAGCGAGGCTGGCAGGTGACGTCGGTCAACTTGGACTCGCTCAATGAGTCAGgcttcatccagctgctggccgACCTGGACTTCAAGAAGGAGTACCAAGTGGTTCTGGACTGCGAGTCGGAGCGCCTCGACGGCATCCTGGGCCTG ATTTCGGCACAGAGAAGAAACCTGAAGAACTATCAGTACATCCTCCTCAACCCG GGCTTTGTGGAGCTGAACCTGACTGAGTTCCACGCGCTGTCCCCCAACGTAACGGGCTTCCAGCTGGTCAACTGGTCCCACGGGTCGGCGCTGAAGGTCCAGAGGGACTGGATTAACTTTGAGCCCAAGGAGGGCAAAACCACGCGGCGCCCTCTGCGG TACGCCGGCGCGCTAACCTACGACGGCGTCGGCGTGGTGGCGGCGGCCTTTCAGAGCCTCCGACGCCAGCGCATTGACGTCGCTCGCCGCGGGAATGCCGGAGAGTGTTTGGGGAACCCCCCCGCGCCCTGGGGGCAAGGCATCGACATACAGAGGGCGCTGCAGCAG gTGCGTCTGGATGGTTTGACAGGTCGCGTCCAATTTGACGAGAGAGGACGTCGGACCAACTTTACACTCACAGTCATGGAACTGAGCCGAACTGGACCCaggaag GTAGGTACGTGGAGCGAGCAGAGAGGCTACATAAACACGGCCCGCTACAAGCCTACCCCGGAGGAGTTCTACGGGCTGCAGAACCGCACCTACGTGGTCACCACCATCCTG GAAGCGCCTTACATGATGCTAAAGAAGAACCACGAGCAGCTGGTGGGAAACGACAAGTACGAAGGTTACTGCGCAGAGCTGGCGGCCGAGATCGCCAAGCACGTGGGCTTCGCCTACCGGCTGGAGCTAGTGGGCGACGGCAAGTACGGCGCCCGAGACGCCGTCAGCAAAATGTGGAACGGCATGGTGGGGGAGCTGGTCTACGGG AAGGCGGATGTGGCGGTGGCGCCGCTGACCATCACGCTGGTGcgcgagcaggtgatcgacttCACCAAACCTTTCATGTCGCTCGGCATCTCCATCATGATCAAGAAGCCCACCAAGTCCAAGCCCGGCGTCTTCTCCTTCTTGGACCCGCTGGCCTACGAGATCTGGATGTGCATCGTCTTCGCCTACATCGGCGTCAGCGTGGTGCTCTTCCTG GTGAGCCGCTTCAGTCCGTATGagtggaaggaggaggaggaggaagttgaGGAGGAAACTCCGCCCACCTCTTCCAGACACGCCCCAG GACCAAACGGGCGGCAGTCCCCGAAAGACCAAGAGAAAGAGAGTCCGGAACACACCAACCACTTTGGCATCTTCAACTCGCTCTGGTTCTCCTTGGGAGCCTTCATGCAGCAAGGATGCGACATCTCGCCCAG GTCGTTGTCGGGTCGCATCGTGGGCGGCGTGTGGTGGTTCTTCACGCTGATCATCATCTCCTCGTACACGGCCAACCTGGCCGCCTTCCTGACAGTCGAGCGCATGGTGTCGCCCATCGAGAGCGCCGAAGACCTCGCCAAGCAGAACGAGATCGCCTACGGCACTCTGGAGGGCGGATCCACCAAGGAATTCTTCAGG AGGTCCAAGATCGGCGTCTTTGAAAAGATGTGGTCGTACATGCGCGGCGCCGACCCGTCCGTCTTCGTCAAGAACACGGACGAGGGCGTGAGCCGCGTGCGCAAGTCCAAGGGCAAGTACGCCTACTTGCTGGAGTCGTCCATGAACGAGTACATCGAGCAGCGCGCGCCTTGCGACACCATCAAAGCGGGCGGCAACCTCGATTCCAAAGGCTACGGCGTGGCCACGCCCAAAGGATCACCCCTCAG AATTCCGGTGAACCTGGCCGTGCTCAAGCTCAATGAGCAGGCCGTGTTAGACAAGTTGAAGAACAAGTGGTGGTACGACAAAGGTCAATGTGGACACAAGGACGCCGGCCGGAAG GACAAGACGAGTGCGCTGAGCCTGAGCAACGTAGCGGGCATCTTCTACATCCTGATCGGTGGCCTGGGCGTGGCCATGATGGTAGCCCTGCTGGACTTCTGCTACAAATCGCGGCTAGAGTCGCGCAGGATGAAG GAGCTGATCGACGCCGCCATGCTGAGCAGCAGCTTGGGCGGGGCCCTGAGCCTGGCGGGGGGCGGAGCCCTGGGcctagcagggggcggggccctGAGCCTGGCAGGAGAGAACGGCGGCGCGGTGGCGCAGGAGTTGGCCCGGGCCAGCGCGCCCGGCTTGGTGTGCGCGAGCAAAGCCGCCGGACTGGGACTGCCCTCCAACCTCACGTGA
- the LOC133167701 gene encoding FH2 domain-containing protein 1-like, with amino-acid sequence MEPAQISVQPAPRPPPPPPPPLPLPPSSSRRRSMKKLNWDTIPSQCVLGKVNVWTLPPRDLVLDTHSMDELFSRVDRRAQARACLRGPRGRDNGDICTPQAQVSILDAKRSMNIGIFLRYFKRPVADLLEDIVQGEWRDCGKLKELCRLLPEEGEVKQLLSYSGNVSLLSEADRFMVELVKVPHYEELLKTMVLRREFSPLMEEVNKSLAVMIQAADELLDCDELHAVIRLVLKAGNYMNAGGFGAEAIGFRMTSLLKLADTKANKPGVNLLHYVAKQAEDIDSKLLTFPSQLTHLGMAARVCKEDVLADLEREVQKLKEVKLYASRHIQLHQQMAPFFTQCDDELCHVNSSLHELEVLSFAVAEFFCEDPQNFKLEECCAIFHNFCRRFVTAVQENREREAAEQRLKSRESFRVSAKRAPAPPPALECSLESALHSLLSIGRCQRNSRSPTPPEPPTGDQQMAPESPEKKHAKVEGDGEENPSTPRTPRPRTRDVFFASNGDVGSPWTILSPLTCSRQRRPRRRVTADAQEPDDAFWGSAATGPRGRSVSVDSTRQPPTLPTAAAAFRMGTLFQRAAAHRSYSSGSGAACVGNPASGSFGFISFFRRFGGKRETEEPSPKERDTIDNSQ; translated from the exons ATGGAGCCAGCGCAGATCTCTGTGCAACCTGCTCCtcgtccgccgccgccgccacctcctcctctcccccttCCGCCATCCTCGTCGCGGCGGCGCTCCATGAAGAAGCTCAACTGGGACACCATTCCCAGCCAGTGCGTATTGGGCAAAGTCAACGTGTGGACTCTGCCCCCCAGAGACCTGGTGCTGGACACCCATAGCATGGACGAGCTCTTCAGCCGCGTGGACCGGCGGGCCCAGGCCAGGGCCTGCCTCCGGGGACCGCGTGGCCGTGACAACGGTGACATTTGCACGCCCCAGGCTCAG GTGAGCATTCTGGATGCCAAAAGGAGCATGAATATCGGCATTTTCCTCCGATATTTTAAGAG GCCAGTGGCGGATTTACTGGAGGACATCGTCCAGGGCGAGTGGCGCGACTGCGGCAAATTGAAGGAGCTGTGCAGGCTGCTGCCCGAGGAAGGCGAG GTGAAGCAGCTGCTGTCCTACAGCGGGAACGTGTCGCTCTTATCCGAGGCCGATCGCTTCATGGTGGAGCTGGTCAAAGTGCCCCA CTACGAGGAGCTACTGAAGACCATGGTCCTGCGCCGGGAGTTCTCACCTCTTATGGAGGAGGTGAACAAGTCGCTGGCCGTCATGATCCAAGCAGCGGACG AACTGCTGGACTGCGACGAGCTTCACGCCGTCATCCGCCTTGTGCTGAAAGCCGGCAATTACATGAACGCT GGCGGCTTCGGCGCAGAGGCCATCGGCTTCAGGATGACATCGCTGCTCAAGCTGGCCGACACCAAGGCCAACAAGCCGGGCGTCAACCTCCTGCACTACGTCGCCAAG CAAGCAGAGGACATTGACTCCAAGCTGCTGACCTTTCCCAGCCAGCTGACGCACCTCGGAATGGCAGCCAG AGTGTGCAAAGAGGACGTGCTGGCGGACTTGGAGAGAGAAGTGCAGAAGCTCAAGGAGGTCAAACTGTATGCCAGCAGACATATTCAACTCCACCAGCAGATGGCGCCCTTCTTCACG caaTGCGACGACGAGCTTTGTCACGTCAACTCGTCGCTGCATGAGCTGGAGGTGCTGAGTTTCGCCGTGGCCGAGTTCTTCTGCGAGGACCCACAAAATTTCAAGCTGGAGGAATGCTGCGCCATCTTCCACAACTTCTGCCGACGCTTTGTCACCGCTGTGCAG GAGAATCGTGAGCGCGAGGCGGCCGAGCAGCGTCTCAAGAGCCGGGAGAGTTTCCGCGTGAGCGCCAAACGCGCGCCCGCACCCCCGCCGGCCCTGGAATGCAGCCTGGAGTCGGCCTTGCACAGCTTGCTCTCCATCGGCAGGTGCCAGAGGAACTCCCGGTCGCCCACGCCGCCGGAGCCTCCCACCGGGGACCAACAAATGGCACCGGAGAGTCCCGAGAAGAAACATGCCAAAGTCGAGGGGGACGGCGAGGAAAATCCGTCGACGCCACGCACCCCTCGTCCCAGAACCAGAGATGTCTTCTTCGCAAGTAATGGCGACGTGGGATCGCCGTGGACCATCCTGAGCCCGCTGACCTGCTCCCGGCAGCGCCGCCCTCGGCGGCGGGTCACGGCGGATGCCCAAGAGCCAGACGACGCCTTCTGGGGAAGCGCGGCAACAGGTCCACGAGGGCGCTCGGTGTCCGTGGACTCCACGCGCCAGCCGCCGACCCTGCCCACTGCCGCTGCCGCCTTCCGGATGGGGACTTTGTTCCAGAGGGCCGCCGCCCATCGCTCGTATTCGTCCGGCTCCGGGGCGGCCTGTGTCGGGAATCCCGCCAGCGGCTCCTTTGGCTTCATTTCCTTCTTCCGACGTTTCGGAGGAAAAAGGGAGACTGAGGAGCCCAGCCCAAAAGAAAGGGATACAATAGACAATAGTCAatag